The Mytilus galloprovincialis chromosome 4, xbMytGall1.hap1.1, whole genome shotgun sequence genome contains a region encoding:
- the LOC143071041 gene encoding ficolin-2-like, whose product MGPLCLKRPTDCGDLDKSTCKSGIYQIFPYKISGFKVFCEMKKHGGGWTVIQRRMNGKTTFYRDWYSYKRGFGDQCEEFWLAKFPLGNDNLHQLTSQGKYKLRIDLKDFENNRKYALYEKFSVGRESSGYVLDVGGYSGDAGDSMAYQNGMKFSTKDKDNDKYRGSCAVKFKGAWWYKGCHYSNLNGLYLKGNHKSFADGIEWYTWKGYRYSLKETVMMIRKA is encoded by the exons ATGGGACCATTATGCT TAAAACGACCAACCGATTGCGGTGACCTGGACAAATCAACTTGTAAAAGTGGAATTTACCAGATCTTCCCTTACAAAATATCTGGTTTCAAGGTTTTTTGTGAAATGAAGAAACATGGTGGGGGTTGGACT GTTATTCAACGTAGAATGAACGGAAAGACAACATTCTATAGAGACTGGTATTCTTATAAGCGAGGATTTGGTGACCAATGTGAAGAATTTTGGTTGG CTAAATTTCCTTTAGGTAATGACAATCTACATCAACTTACCTCTCAAGGAAAATATAAATTGAGGATTGATCTGAAAGACTTCGAAAACAACCGAAAGTATGCCCTGTATGAGAAATTCAGTGTTGGTAGAGAAAGTTCTGGTTATGTTTTGGATGTTGGTGGTTATTCTGGTGATGCAG GGGATTCGATGGCTTATCAGAACGGAATGAAATTCTCAACGAAAGATAAGGATAACGATAAGTATAGAGGGTCATGTGCAGTGAAGTTCAAGGGCGCCTGGTGGTATAAAGGATGTCATTACAGCAACCTGAATGGACTCTATCTGAAAGGGAACCACAAATCATTTGCTGATGGCATCGAGTGGTACACCTGGAAGGGTTATCGATACTCGCTTAAAGAAACAGTCATGATGATCCGCAAAGCCTAA